A genomic segment from Desulfurispirillum indicum S5 encodes:
- a CDS encoding sensor domain-containing protein, with protein sequence MSFHLLDKSVNVISIIFDAYTGQILSANPAACQFCGYSSQQMLQLTVAQTPLLPQDQILPLIERTLYGEPFYCLLSLDALDGKQDVTLYSIKTLWKGRAAIRVIAIDVSLSLKREKRLLLYGSAFANTGEAIVIADRHGRIEEINPAFTQISGYQQHEVIGSNMRMLQSGRHDAAFYRQIWSSIEEYGTWHGEVWNRRKSGEIYPVWLSIARISDAETGGTHYVGIMHDLSELTKTRQQLEYQGLYDGLTGLPNKVLFMQHINQAIPRANFGSVGFSLLCIHVDNYKDICNRGGTEMGDLFLQSFSLRLQKYFSAPAIMGRIRTNTLALLLPVMENHWDVMGAMRIIFTCASQPVGLGEGRFSSTVSVGVTDYPGGGENGSALMRNALMAMHKVQEECADNGYLHYSHRMRREILEQAALKSALASAVQNQELEIFYQPKVCLNTGTISGVEALLRWRKADGSFISPAEFIPVAERSDLILEIGAWVLKSACRQLKKWHDEGHGHLSVAINLSGKQFHDEQLPAMIGDILRETALPPQSLNLEITENILIDNVENAIRIMEQISAMGVHLSIDDFGRGYSSLTYLKRFPINVLKVDQSFVRDLPHGHKDVAIAMSIISLGSRLNLKVVAEGVETPEQLAFMQQHKCTEMQGFLFSKAIDAEELGAMLRSGKHLSCAYRP encoded by the coding sequence TTGTCTTTTCACCTTCTGGACAAAAGCGTAAACGTTATCAGCATTATCTTTGACGCCTATACGGGGCAAATCCTCAGCGCCAACCCGGCAGCCTGCCAGTTCTGTGGCTACAGCAGCCAGCAGATGCTGCAGTTGACCGTCGCCCAGACCCCCCTGCTGCCCCAGGACCAGATTCTGCCCCTTATCGAACGTACGCTCTATGGTGAGCCTTTCTACTGCCTGCTGAGTCTTGATGCCCTTGATGGCAAACAGGATGTGACCCTCTATTCCATCAAGACGCTGTGGAAGGGCCGGGCTGCTATCCGCGTCATCGCCATAGACGTCAGCCTTTCCCTCAAACGTGAAAAACGGCTGCTGCTTTACGGCAGCGCCTTTGCCAACACCGGTGAGGCCATTGTCATCGCCGATCGCCATGGGCGTATTGAAGAAATTAACCCGGCGTTTACGCAAATCAGCGGATACCAGCAACACGAAGTCATCGGCTCCAACATGCGCATGTTGCAGTCAGGTCGCCATGACGCAGCATTTTACCGTCAGATCTGGTCGTCGATAGAGGAATATGGCACCTGGCATGGTGAGGTGTGGAACCGCCGCAAAAGTGGTGAGATATACCCTGTATGGCTTTCCATCGCCCGTATCAGCGATGCAGAGACGGGCGGCACTCACTATGTGGGAATCATGCATGATCTCAGCGAGCTGACAAAAACCCGCCAGCAGCTGGAGTATCAGGGGCTTTATGACGGTCTGACCGGCCTGCCCAACAAGGTTCTCTTCATGCAGCATATCAACCAGGCCATCCCCCGCGCCAATTTCGGCAGCGTGGGTTTCTCACTGCTGTGTATACATGTGGATAACTACAAGGATATCTGCAATCGCGGAGGAACAGAGATGGGAGATCTCTTCCTGCAGTCCTTCAGCCTGCGCCTGCAGAAGTATTTTTCCGCTCCGGCGATCATGGGACGCATTCGCACCAATACGCTGGCACTGCTGCTGCCGGTGATGGAGAACCACTGGGATGTGATGGGGGCCATGCGCATTATCTTTACCTGTGCTTCCCAGCCCGTTGGACTGGGAGAGGGGCGCTTCAGCTCTACGGTCAGCGTTGGCGTCACCGACTACCCTGGTGGAGGAGAAAACGGCTCAGCTCTTATGCGCAACGCGTTAATGGCCATGCACAAGGTGCAGGAAGAGTGCGCTGACAATGGCTACCTGCACTATAGCCATCGCATGCGCCGTGAGATCCTTGAACAGGCTGCCCTGAAGTCTGCTCTGGCCAGTGCCGTGCAAAATCAGGAGCTTGAGATTTTCTACCAGCCCAAGGTCTGCCTGAATACGGGCACCATTTCCGGGGTGGAGGCATTACTGCGCTGGCGCAAAGCTGACGGCAGCTTTATTTCACCAGCTGAGTTTATTCCCGTAGCTGAGCGCAGCGATCTGATTCTGGAGATTGGTGCCTGGGTGCTGAAGTCCGCCTGTCGCCAGCTGAAAAAGTGGCATGACGAGGGTCACGGGCACCTGAGCGTAGCCATCAATCTTTCAGGCAAACAGTTTCACGACGAGCAGCTCCCTGCCATGATCGGGGATATTCTCCGCGAAACCGCTCTACCGCCACAATCCCTGAACCTGGAAATTACCGAGAACATCCTCATAGATAACGTGGAGAATGCCATCCGCATCATGGAGCAGATTTCCGCCATGGGGGTGCACCTGTCCATTGACGACTTCGGTCGCGGCTACTCCTCGCTTACCTATCTCAAGCGCTTTCCCATCAACGTACTCAAGGTGGATCAGTCATTTGTGCGGGATCTGCCCCATGGACACAAGGACGTTGCCATCGCCATGTCGATCATCTCCCTGGGCAGTCGCCTGAATCTGAAAGTGGTGGCGGAAGGGGTGGAGACACCGGAGCAGCTTGCCTTCATGCAGCAGCATAAGTGCACGGAAATGCAGGGATTTCTCTTCAGCAAAGCCATAGACGCCGAGGAGCTGGGGGCAATGCTGCGCAGTGGCAAACACCTCTCCTGCGCCTATCGCCCCTGA
- a CDS encoding uracil-DNA glycosylase family protein: MENVNLDALLVDIRRCTLCEPYLPLGARPVVQVHRDASILIAGQAPGRRVHASGIPFDDASGDRLRQWMGVAREVFYDERRIAIVPMGFCYPGTGPHGDLPPRPQCAATWRAALLSLLPHIQLTLVIGKYAQEYHMLPRPDSVTAAVANWQERWPHLIALPHPSPRNHRWLRQNPWFEAQLLPRLRDRVSVVLQGR, encoded by the coding sequence GTGGAAAACGTGAATCTTGATGCACTTCTGGTGGATATTCGCCGCTGCACCCTTTGCGAACCCTATCTGCCCCTTGGTGCCCGTCCGGTGGTGCAGGTCCACCGTGATGCGTCCATTCTGATCGCGGGACAGGCACCGGGTCGCCGGGTCCATGCTTCCGGAATCCCCTTTGATGATGCCAGCGGGGATCGCTTACGTCAGTGGATGGGGGTAGCGCGTGAGGTTTTTTACGATGAACGTCGCATAGCCATTGTGCCTATGGGCTTCTGTTATCCCGGCACCGGTCCCCACGGCGATCTGCCACCGCGGCCACAGTGCGCTGCCACCTGGCGCGCGGCTCTGCTGTCTTTGCTGCCTCATATTCAACTTACCCTGGTCATCGGCAAGTATGCCCAGGAGTATCACATGTTGCCCCGGCCGGATTCCGTGACAGCAGCCGTGGCAAACTGGCAGGAGCGGTGGCCGCACCTGATTGCCCTGCCCCACCCCAGCCCGCGCAACCATCGCTGGCTCCGCCAGAATCCCTGGTTTGAAGCGCAATTGCTGCCCCGTCTGCGAGATCGGGTCAGCGTGGTGCTTCAGGGGCGATAG
- a CDS encoding helix-turn-helix transcriptional regulator produces the protein MKRNTWNPQYHVLRQALKQMRLDAELTQAQLAVRLGKPQSFVAKYENGDRNLDFLEVLDVCRACHRSPQDILRCLEPQSSPANVLCRES, from the coding sequence ATGAAAAGAAATACGTGGAACCCCCAGTATCATGTTCTTCGACAGGCCCTGAAACAGATGCGCCTGGATGCCGAGCTTACCCAGGCACAATTAGCTGTGCGGCTGGGCAAGCCCCAGAGCTTTGTGGCCAAATACGAAAATGGCGATCGGAATCTTGACTTTCTGGAGGTGCTGGATGTGTGCCGTGCGTGTCACCGCTCGCCCCAGGATATCCTCAGGTGCCTGGAGCCCCAATCCTCCCCGGCAAACGTCCTGTGCAGAGAATCCTGA
- a CDS encoding PAS domain-containing sensor histidine kinase, translating to MISGETNNSRLRKYLPEHAWQALGRFFSKGKQRIRERNHALAGLLEALPEASFAYIAQNCHKPGNLVAINGPACELFASSQEQLLSLSPLDLCHPHYSARFHVDITECPCATRDFEAELRRADGNSFRGAVRIRRIRMDGQSIAIAIVKTLHDSVPWEQQQGVLQQSKMAQIGSMMGAVAHQWKQPLNNLAILAQCLPRDAERVSWDGRSIESTVADILKHVEFMNRTLDDFRDFFRPQAQSEYFEVGESITAVIALMREQLRYDDVDVLLEPSQPFHVAGVRNHFQQVILNILNNARQAFLERGIPARRRITVSINSGEQHALITLRDNAGGIPRHLLPDALFQPYVTTKEHDGTGIGLSLSRTIIEQMGGTISACNSGHGACFHLRLPLRRKDAAELSASTLFR from the coding sequence ATGATATCAGGGGAAACAAACAACAGTCGATTGCGCAAGTATCTGCCAGAGCATGCATGGCAAGCTCTGGGCCGTTTCTTCAGCAAAGGAAAGCAGCGTATCCGAGAGCGCAACCACGCCCTTGCGGGCCTCCTGGAAGCCCTCCCCGAGGCGTCCTTTGCCTACATTGCCCAAAACTGCCATAAGCCGGGAAATCTTGTGGCCATCAACGGTCCGGCCTGTGAACTTTTCGCCAGTTCACAGGAGCAGCTTCTGTCCCTCAGTCCTCTTGACTTGTGCCATCCGCACTACTCGGCGCGTTTCCATGTAGATATCACTGAGTGCCCATGCGCCACACGCGATTTCGAAGCCGAATTGCGACGTGCCGACGGCAACAGCTTCCGGGGAGCTGTTCGCATACGACGCATCCGCATGGATGGACAATCCATCGCGATTGCCATAGTGAAAACCCTCCATGACAGCGTTCCGTGGGAACAGCAGCAAGGAGTTCTCCAGCAAAGCAAAATGGCACAGATCGGCAGCATGATGGGCGCTGTTGCCCATCAGTGGAAACAGCCCCTGAATAATCTGGCGATTCTCGCGCAGTGCCTGCCCAGGGACGCAGAGCGCGTCAGCTGGGATGGCAGAAGCATTGAAAGCACTGTCGCCGATATCCTGAAACACGTAGAATTCATGAACAGAACCCTCGACGACTTTCGTGATTTTTTCAGGCCGCAGGCCCAAAGCGAATATTTTGAAGTCGGGGAAAGTATCACCGCAGTCATAGCACTTATGCGTGAGCAGCTGCGCTACGATGATGTAGATGTATTACTGGAGCCCAGCCAGCCGTTTCACGTTGCCGGAGTGCGCAACCACTTCCAGCAGGTTATTCTGAATATCCTCAACAATGCCCGCCAGGCATTCCTGGAAAGGGGAATTCCTGCCAGACGTCGGATCACCGTGAGTATCAACTCAGGTGAGCAGCATGCGCTGATCACCCTGCGCGATAACGCCGGTGGCATTCCCCGCCATCTCCTTCCCGATGCCCTCTTTCAGCCCTATGTGACCACCAAGGAACATGACGGGACCGGCATCGGACTCTCCCTGAGCCGCACGATCATTGAGCAGATGGGCGGCACCATCAGTGCCTGCAACAGTGGACATGGCGCCTGCTTTCACCTGCGACTGCCACTTCGCCGGAAAGATGCTGCGGAGCTGTCAGCCTCAACCCTCTTCCGGTGA
- a CDS encoding SIR2 family NAD-dependent protein deacylase, which translates to MEHTTSINTIARHISESRRILFITGAGISADSGLPTYRGLGGMYNDNLTEDGIPVEQALAAKMLKIDPSVSWKYLMRIEESCRHATFNRAHEVIALLEQHKPDTWVLTQNIDGFHRQAGSHNLVEIHGRYTDLRCMDCDFKQSVENYAHFTDFPPRCPQCHEGILRPGVVLYGETLPMGDIVTIQHQLRLGFDMVITIGTSNQFPYITEPVLQVKRRGGVTVEINPQPTVLSDVVDHFLPLGAAEAMERIWRAVEPTLGG; encoded by the coding sequence ATGGAACACACCACTTCCATCAACACCATCGCGCGCCACATCAGTGAGTCCCGGCGCATACTCTTTATCACTGGCGCGGGCATTTCCGCCGACTCGGGCCTGCCTACCTATCGCGGCCTGGGGGGCATGTATAATGACAACCTCACCGAGGATGGCATTCCCGTGGAGCAGGCTCTGGCAGCCAAAATGCTGAAGATCGATCCGTCAGTGAGCTGGAAGTATCTCATGCGCATTGAGGAGAGCTGTCGCCACGCCACCTTCAACCGGGCCCATGAGGTCATCGCGCTGCTGGAGCAGCACAAGCCGGACACCTGGGTGCTGACCCAGAATATTGATGGCTTCCACCGCCAGGCGGGCAGCCACAATCTGGTGGAAATTCATGGTCGCTACACTGATCTGCGCTGCATGGACTGTGACTTCAAGCAGAGCGTGGAAAACTACGCTCACTTCACCGACTTCCCGCCCCGCTGTCCTCAGTGCCACGAGGGCATTCTGCGTCCCGGTGTGGTACTCTATGGCGAGACCCTGCCCATGGGCGACATTGTCACCATCCAGCACCAGCTGCGCCTGGGCTTTGATATGGTCATCACCATCGGCACCAGCAACCAGTTCCCCTATATCACTGAACCGGTTTTGCAGGTGAAAAGGCGCGGAGGCGTCACGGTGGAAATTAACCCCCAGCCGACAGTGCTTTCCGATGTGGTGGATCACTTCCTGCCCCTGGGAGCGGCTGAGGCCATGGAGCGCATCTGGCGCGCGGTGGAACCGACTCTTGGAGGGTGA
- the tsaD gene encoding tRNA (adenosine(37)-N6)-threonylcarbamoyltransferase complex transferase subunit TsaD, protein MALILAIETSCDDTSAAVVDTSYQVLSNVVSSQEKTHSIYGGVVPEIASRLHYEAIDTIVARALEQSHIALDSIDAIACTRCPGLLGSLLVGVNFAKGLAWQSGKPLIDIHHIEGHLLAPLLEHPLEFPFVCCVMSGGHTSIYRADGFGDYHLLARTIDDAAGEAFDKVSKMMGFAYPGGPVIDKLAQQGEPTIRFTIPRIKNNPVDFSFSGMKTAVLNHIQQNPDYEPANVAASFQHTIARYIVERVMELCQREGINRLAFSGGVSVNSTIRALAREQGEKHHIHTFFPSPRYCTDNAAMIGAAAVYRYARSDFTPLDEMKPLANSVL, encoded by the coding sequence TTGGCCCTCATACTTGCCATTGAAACCTCCTGCGACGACACCTCCGCCGCCGTGGTGGACACCAGCTACCAGGTGCTCTCCAACGTGGTCAGCTCCCAGGAGAAAACCCACAGTATCTATGGCGGCGTGGTACCGGAAATTGCCTCGCGCCTGCACTACGAAGCCATTGACACCATTGTCGCGCGGGCGCTGGAGCAATCCCATATCGCCCTCGACAGCATCGACGCCATCGCCTGCACCCGCTGCCCCGGCCTGCTGGGCAGCCTGCTGGTGGGCGTCAACTTTGCCAAAGGGCTGGCCTGGCAGTCCGGCAAACCCCTCATCGATATCCACCATATCGAAGGCCACCTGCTGGCCCCCCTGCTGGAGCATCCCCTGGAGTTCCCCTTTGTGTGCTGCGTCATGAGCGGCGGCCACACCAGCATCTACCGCGCAGACGGCTTCGGCGACTACCACCTGCTGGCCCGCACCATTGACGACGCCGCCGGTGAAGCCTTTGACAAAGTCTCCAAGATGATGGGCTTCGCTTACCCCGGTGGCCCCGTCATCGACAAACTGGCCCAGCAGGGCGAACCCACCATCAGGTTCACTATCCCCCGCATCAAAAATAACCCCGTGGACTTCTCCTTCAGCGGCATGAAAACCGCCGTGCTGAATCATATCCAGCAGAATCCCGACTATGAGCCCGCTAACGTGGCCGCCTCGTTCCAGCACACCATTGCCCGCTATATCGTCGAACGGGTTATGGAGCTGTGCCAGCGCGAAGGCATCAATCGCCTCGCCTTCTCCGGCGGCGTCAGCGTCAATTCCACCATCCGCGCACTGGCCCGTGAGCAAGGGGAAAAGCACCATATCCACACTTTCTTCCCCTCTCCTCGCTACTGCACCGACAATGCCGCCATGATCGGAGCAGCCGCCGTGTATCGCTATGCCAGGAGCGATTTTACCCCGCTGGATGAGATGAAGCCCCTGGCGAATTCGGTGTTGTGA
- the fbp gene encoding class 1 fructose-bisphosphatase, giving the protein MQGPMNLTRFIYETQKAFPTATGDFSAILNQIALAAKIVSLEVNRAGIMEDVLGYQGEVNASGDAQKKLDVIADNVFFNALEHIEKFCIMGSEENEQPVKLPAQYKKGRYAILFDPLDGSSNIDFNVSIGTIFSVYRRVTPEGGDGTLQDLLQPGYKQVAAGYVLYGSSTMMTFTTGQGVNMFTLDPQIGEFILTHPDIRIPDTTRYYSINEGNSANWDEKLAAYVDSLKTTDNIYGKVLSGRYIGSMVADVHRTLLGGGFFAYPSDRINTSGKLRLMYEANPMAMIIEQAGGRAIYGEGDILGIIPRALHQKIPVYLGSKRDIDALQKAVFGK; this is encoded by the coding sequence ATGCAAGGACCCATGAACCTTACCCGCTTTATCTACGAAACCCAGAAGGCCTTTCCCACCGCCACCGGTGATTTCTCCGCCATCCTCAACCAGATTGCCCTGGCGGCCAAAATCGTGTCTTTGGAAGTCAACCGCGCCGGTATCATGGAAGATGTCCTGGGCTATCAGGGAGAAGTCAACGCCTCCGGTGACGCCCAGAAGAAGCTCGACGTCATCGCTGACAACGTCTTTTTCAATGCCCTGGAACATATCGAAAAATTCTGCATCATGGGCTCCGAGGAGAATGAACAACCGGTCAAGCTGCCCGCCCAATACAAAAAAGGCCGCTACGCCATCCTCTTTGACCCCCTGGATGGCTCCAGCAATATCGACTTCAACGTCAGTATCGGCACCATCTTCTCCGTCTACCGTCGCGTGACCCCCGAAGGTGGCGATGGAACCCTGCAGGATCTGCTGCAGCCCGGCTACAAACAGGTTGCCGCCGGATACGTGCTCTACGGCTCCAGCACCATGATGACCTTTACCACCGGCCAGGGCGTCAACATGTTCACCCTGGACCCCCAGATCGGTGAATTTATCCTGACCCACCCCGATATCCGCATTCCCGACACCACAAGATACTATTCCATTAACGAAGGCAACTCCGCAAACTGGGACGAGAAACTGGCCGCCTATGTGGACAGCCTGAAAACCACGGACAATATCTATGGCAAAGTACTGTCGGGTCGCTATATCGGCTCCATGGTGGCCGACGTGCACCGCACCCTGCTGGGTGGTGGATTCTTCGCCTACCCCTCCGACCGCATCAACACCAGCGGCAAACTGCGCCTCATGTACGAAGCCAATCCCATGGCCATGATCATCGAACAGGCCGGCGGGCGGGCCATCTACGGCGAAGGCGACATTCTGGGCATCATCCCCCGCGCCCTGCACCAGAAAATCCCCGTCTACCTGGGGTCGAAACGGGACATCGACGCCCTGCAGAAAGCCGTGTTCGGGAAATAG
- a CDS encoding TraB/GumN family protein, whose protein sequence is MEHTSDNPENQQLSEAQQDALRQYSDLEVLTYQGKTLFLLGTAHVSQQSVDTVRAVIAAIKPDTVAVELCPSRYRALFEEDHWQNMNIFQVLREGKATVLLANLILSSFQKRMGAQLGVKPGQEMVEAIRSAQDNDARYILADREVQLTLKRAWGSAGIWGRMKLISTLIASLFAQEELTERDLEKMRNQDMLSEMLEEFARHFPRLKTTLIDERDQYLAKKVVEAPGSVILAVVGAGHRQGMRRLIESQQVEELSLSQLNTVPKPSPVWKSIKYLIPAIVIGIIAYGFFSSSAEVSWTMIQLWVLANGVLAALFVSFALPHPITILTAFVAAPLTSLNPTIAAGWVAGLMEAWLRKPKVSDLMNLSQDAISLKGFWKNRITKILLVVVFANVGSSIGTFVGIPLIASLLR, encoded by the coding sequence ATGGAACACACGTCCGACAACCCTGAGAATCAGCAGCTCTCCGAAGCCCAGCAAGACGCCTTACGACAATACTCAGATCTGGAAGTCCTGACATACCAGGGGAAGACGCTCTTTCTGCTGGGAACCGCCCATGTCTCGCAGCAGAGTGTTGATACGGTGCGCGCCGTCATTGCCGCCATCAAGCCGGATACCGTGGCCGTGGAGCTCTGCCCCTCCCGCTATCGCGCCCTCTTTGAAGAAGATCACTGGCAGAATATGAATATCTTCCAGGTGCTGCGGGAGGGCAAAGCCACTGTCCTGCTGGCAAACCTCATTCTCTCGTCCTTCCAGAAACGCATGGGAGCCCAGCTGGGCGTGAAACCCGGCCAGGAGATGGTTGAGGCCATTCGCAGTGCCCAGGATAACGATGCCCGGTATATTCTGGCTGACCGCGAAGTGCAGCTGACCCTCAAGCGCGCTTGGGGCAGCGCGGGAATCTGGGGTCGCATGAAGCTCATCAGCACCCTCATTGCCAGCCTCTTTGCCCAGGAGGAACTGACCGAGCGGGATCTGGAAAAGATGCGCAATCAGGATATGCTCAGCGAGATGCTGGAAGAGTTTGCCCGCCACTTCCCCCGCCTGAAAACCACCCTCATCGATGAACGGGACCAGTATCTTGCCAAAAAAGTGGTTGAAGCTCCCGGGAGTGTCATACTGGCGGTTGTGGGCGCCGGCCATCGCCAGGGCATGCGTCGACTCATCGAAAGCCAGCAGGTGGAGGAACTCTCATTAAGTCAGCTGAACACCGTTCCGAAACCATCGCCGGTGTGGAAGTCCATCAAGTACCTGATTCCCGCCATTGTCATCGGCATCATCGCCTATGGTTTTTTTTCTTCATCGGCTGAAGTCTCCTGGACCATGATTCAGTTGTGGGTATTGGCGAATGGCGTCCTGGCTGCTCTGTTTGTGAGCTTTGCCCTGCCCCACCCCATAACCATACTGACCGCTTTTGTGGCTGCTCCCCTCACCAGCCTCAACCCCACCATAGCCGCCGGCTGGGTGGCGGGCCTCATGGAAGCCTGGCTGCGCAAGCCCAAGGTCTCGGACCTGATGAACCTCTCCCAGGATGCCATCTCCCTGAAGGGGTTCTGGAAGAATCGCATAACCAAGATCCTGCTGGTGGTGGTGTTCGCCAACGTGGGCAGCAGCATCGGCACCTTTGTGGGCATACCGCTGATCGCCAGCCTGCTGCGGTAA
- the tkt gene encoding transketolase: MSAADFSSLSEPQKEQQLTNYIKGLIMDGVRNANSGHTGGAFSSVDFAYTLFQKHLNYDPDDCRWYNRDRFVLSAGHESMLLYSLLHLQGYLDMDELKRFRQLGSKTPGHPESHLTPGVEATTGPLGQGISMAVGMALASNIAAAYLGEKVVNNYTYVICGDGDIQEPVALGSCQLAGHYGLDRLIVFYDFNKIQISGEVSRNDSTDIAQMFRAFQWNVLEIDGNDQVAVDQAIRQAKSNSGRPTIIIGHTIMARGCATMEGSEETHGSPLPHEEIAATKEKLSIPADQAFFLPTEALEFFRRRFDALRQGRKSWEQEVQQASGNAQFASLFDQFARGVVPAINFPDLNQKMATRKAFGKLLEAAADSFVAFAGGSADLEPSNNTTGFLDKVGDYTRENHRGRSIPFGVREFPMGAITNGMQLFGIKSFGATFLSFADYQRAAIRLAALQQIGTMFIYTHDSIYLGEDGPTHQPVEHIPSLRLIPNLLVLRPADGGETARAFQFALQSQRPTALCLTRQDLEPVTTTYYGSGGDFARGGYILRRENGTLGIILIATGSEVKLALDVATELENSKGCGVRVVNMPCCELFDEQPASYRDEVLPPSVARRASIEAASTSGWYKYIGLQGVAIGVDTFGESAPAKDLEKHFGLTTEMVAKSLASL; encoded by the coding sequence ATGAGCGCGGCAGATTTTTCTTCCCTGAGCGAACCCCAGAAAGAGCAACAACTCACCAATTACATCAAGGGCCTGATAATGGATGGCGTGCGCAATGCCAATTCGGGCCATACGGGTGGTGCTTTTTCCTCGGTGGACTTTGCTTACACCCTCTTTCAGAAACACCTGAATTATGATCCCGACGACTGCCGCTGGTATAATCGCGACCGCTTCGTTCTCTCTGCCGGCCATGAGTCCATGCTGCTGTACAGCCTGCTGCACCTGCAGGGTTACCTGGACATGGACGAGCTCAAGCGCTTCCGCCAGCTGGGCAGCAAGACTCCCGGCCACCCCGAATCCCACCTGACCCCCGGCGTCGAAGCCACCACCGGCCCCCTGGGACAGGGAATTTCCATGGCGGTGGGCATGGCTCTGGCCTCCAATATCGCTGCCGCTTATCTGGGGGAAAAGGTCGTCAATAACTACACCTACGTCATCTGTGGTGACGGCGACATCCAGGAACCAGTGGCCCTGGGCTCCTGCCAGCTGGCCGGCCACTACGGTCTTGATCGGCTGATCGTCTTCTACGACTTCAACAAGATCCAGATCTCCGGCGAAGTGTCCCGCAATGACAGCACCGATATCGCCCAGATGTTCCGCGCCTTCCAGTGGAATGTCCTGGAGATTGACGGCAACGACCAGGTGGCTGTCGACCAGGCTATCCGCCAGGCCAAGTCAAACAGCGGTCGCCCCACCATTATCATCGGCCATACCATCATGGCCCGTGGCTGCGCCACCATGGAGGGCTCCGAAGAGACCCACGGTTCGCCCCTGCCCCATGAGGAAATTGCCGCCACCAAGGAGAAGCTGAGCATTCCGGCCGATCAGGCCTTCTTCCTGCCCACCGAAGCGCTGGAGTTTTTCCGTCGCCGCTTCGACGCACTGCGCCAGGGCCGTAAGTCCTGGGAACAGGAAGTGCAGCAGGCGTCCGGCAACGCGCAGTTCGCCAGCCTCTTCGATCAGTTCGCCCGTGGCGTGGTACCCGCCATCAACTTCCCCGACCTCAATCAGAAAATGGCCACCCGCAAGGCCTTCGGCAAGCTGCTGGAAGCCGCTGCCGACAGCTTTGTCGCCTTCGCCGGCGGCTCCGCCGACCTTGAGCCCAGCAACAACACCACCGGCTTTCTGGACAAGGTGGGCGACTATACCCGGGAGAACCACCGTGGCCGCAGCATCCCCTTTGGTGTGCGTGAATTCCCCATGGGAGCCATCACTAATGGCATGCAGCTCTTCGGCATCAAGTCCTTTGGGGCTACCTTCCTGAGCTTTGCCGACTACCAGCGGGCCGCCATCCGCCTCGCCGCCCTGCAGCAGATCGGTACCATGTTTATCTACACCCACGACTCCATCTATCTGGGTGAAGATGGCCCAACCCACCAGCCCGTGGAGCATATCCCCTCGCTGCGCCTGATCCCCAACCTGCTGGTACTGCGCCCCGCCGATGGCGGTGAGACCGCCCGGGCCTTCCAGTTTGCCCTGCAGTCCCAGCGGCCCACGGCCCTGTGCCTGACCCGCCAGGATCTGGAACCTGTAACGACCACCTACTACGGCAGCGGGGGCGATTTCGCCCGTGGCGGGTATATCCTGCGCCGCGAGAACGGCACTCTGGGAATTATTCTGATCGCCACTGGCTCGGAAGTGAAGCTGGCCCTCGATGTGGCCACTGAACTGGAGAACAGCAAAGGCTGTGGGGTGCGCGTGGTCAATATGCCTTGCTGTGAACTGTTCGATGAACAGCCCGCCTCCTATCGTGACGAAGTACTGCCCCCCTCTGTGGCGCGCCGCGCTTCAATCGAGGCCGCTTCCACCTCCGGCTGGTACAAGTATATCGGCCTGCAGGGTGTGGCCATCGGCGTTGACACCTTTGGTGAAAGCGCGCCAGCCAAGGATCTGGAAAAACATTTCGGATTGACTACTGAAATGGTTGCCAAATCGCTCGCGTCATTGTAA
- the tpx gene encoding thiol peroxidase: protein MAQIALKGNAVETKGNLPAAGSIAPDFCLTQKDLSDASLKSFAGKRLVLNIFPSVDTGVCAASVRRFNQEASSLENTLVLCISRDLPFALNRFCGAEGLENVVTLSEMRDFSFGEAYGVRMTSGPLAGLLSRAVVVVGADGKVLYTEQVPEITQEPDYDKALATLK, encoded by the coding sequence ATGGCCCAGATCGCACTTAAAGGTAACGCCGTTGAAACCAAAGGGAATCTGCCCGCTGCAGGCAGCATAGCCCCTGACTTCTGCCTGACGCAAAAGGACCTCAGTGACGCCAGCCTGAAGAGCTTTGCTGGCAAGCGCCTGGTTCTGAATATCTTCCCCAGTGTCGACACCGGGGTGTGTGCCGCATCGGTACGCCGCTTCAACCAGGAAGCCTCCTCCCTGGAAAACACCCTGGTCCTGTGCATCTCCCGTGACCTCCCCTTCGCCCTGAACCGCTTCTGCGGCGCGGAAGGACTGGAAAACGTGGTGACCCTCTCCGAAATGCGTGATTTTTCTTTTGGTGAAGCCTATGGAGTGCGCATGACCAGTGGTCCACTGGCCGGACTGCTCTCCCGCGCAGTCGTCGTGGTTGGCGCTGACGGCAAGGTTCTCTACACCGAGCAGGTTCCTGAGATCACCCAGGAACCCGACTACGACAAGGCGCTGGCGACCCTGAAGTAA